The genomic segment CGCCGGTGACTCACGGACGTTCCAACCGGGCACTGAACCGTGGCTCCATACGTGGGGGTCCGATGCGTCGGTCCGTACTGGCCCTGGCGGGTAGCGTGATGGTCGCCGGTCTTGCTCTCGCGATCACCACGCCGACCGCCCGCCCCCGGGCTGCTAAGGCCCAATCAGCACCCGTCGTATTCGAAGCGGCGGCCTCGTCCACACTGCCCACGCCGGATGAAAGGACCGCTTTCGATCCGTCACTTTCGGGGGCCGTCGATCTCCCGCCCTCGGATGAACGGAGTTCGCGCCCGGTCAACGCCGCCGCTCACGCCGTCACCTCGTCAGCGACCCGCACGCCGTCCACTCGGGCCGCCCCGGCCGGCAAAACGAAAGCGGGCGGTTCGGTAACGGACTTCCTGGCCGGTTCGCTGTTCCGCCAGCTCGATACCAACGGCGACGGCGTGCTCACGGGCGCGGAACTTCCGACCGCCTACCGTGCGGCGGCCGGCGCCCGCGGGGGCATCGACCGCCAAACGTTCGCGGCGCTCTTCCAGGCGACCGTGCAGACGTTGCGCGCCGCTCAGACCGCCGCACCCACAAGCGCCGGCTCCGCACGATCGGGTGAGGTGCCACAGTGGTTCGCCGCGCTCGATCCCGAAGGCACCGGACAGGTGTCGGTGCACAGTTGGCGGACCGCGGGCCGAGGGGCTGCCGAGTTCCAGCAGATGGACGCCAACAGTGACGGACTGCTGACGCGGAGCGAGGTGCTCACGTTCACGGCCCAGTCGAGTGCAAACGGTCAGTCGTCCGGGGGAGCGGGTGCCGGGGCCGGCACGCGGTCCGGTTCGACGAGCGCAACACAAGCCGGTTCCGATCCGGCCCCCACGGGCGGAACGAAACCGGCCTCGCGTGCGGATGCGCTGCTCGCGCACTATGGAGCGATCGCCGCGCGGTCGTTGGCGCCAAAATCGAGATCCGGGGCGAAACCCGCCGCACCGGCCGGAGGTGGAAGCGGGAGCGGTGCCGCGGCCGTGGCGCCGGCGGCGACGACGGGCGCGCTCCGGCCGCCGCTCCGACGCCGCCCCCGCCGGCCCAGTCGTCGGACCCGGCCGCCGGCACCGAACTGGCCACGCTGCCGCTTCCGCTCGTCGATAACGACTACTGGGTGATGCGCAACGACGAGAACCTGGGGCAACTGTACGCCGGCGAGCGGCCGAGCGTCCTCTTCCTCGGCGACTCGATCACGGACTTCCTCCAGAACGACGCCGGTGGCCCGGTGTGGGACGAGTATTACGCGCCGCTCGGCGCGATGGACTTCGGCGTCGCCGCCGTCCGCACGGCGCACGTCCTCTGGCAGGTGGAATCGGGGCAGGTGGCCGTGGCCGCGCCGAAGGTCGTGGTGCTGCTGATCGGCTCGAACAA from the Frigoriglobus tundricola genome contains:
- a CDS encoding EF-hand domain-containing protein gives rise to the protein MRRSVLALAGSVMVAGLALAITTPTARPRAAKAQSAPVVFEAAASSTLPTPDERTAFDPSLSGAVDLPPSDERSSRPVNAAAHAVTSSATRTPSTRAAPAGKTKAGGSVTDFLAGSLFRQLDTNGDGVLTGAELPTAYRAAAGARGGIDRQTFAALFQATVQTLRAAQTAAPTSAGSARSGEVPQWFAALDPEGTGQVSVHSWRTAGRGAAEFQQMDANSDGLLTRSEVLTFTAQSSANGQSSGGAGAGAGTRSGSTSATQAGSDPAPTGGTKPASRADALLAHYGAIAARSLAPKSRSGAKPAAPAGGGSGSGAAAVAPAATTGALRPPLRRRPRRPSRRTRPPAPNWPRCRFRSSITTTG